In a single window of the Acetivibrio clariflavus DSM 19732 genome:
- a CDS encoding polynucleotide kinase-phosphatase — protein sequence MKLTVPELSLIVLIGSSGSGKSTFAKKHFKPTEVISSDFCRGLVSDDENDQTVTDTAFEVLHYIVSKRLQLGKLTVVDATNVQESARKPLIQIAKDYHCFPVAVVFNLPEKVCRERNKNRTDRQVEDYVIRKHTQQLRKSLKGLQKEGFRYVYVLNSPEEVEEAEFEIQPLWNNKKDEHGPFDIIGDIHGCYDELKMLLEKLGYIIEETADNTESYGYRVTHPEGRKAVFLGDLVDRGPKITEVLKLVMSMVKSGNALCVPGNHDIKLLKKLKGSNVHITHGLDRTLAQLERETPEFIEEVKAFVDGLVSHYLLDDGKLVVAHAGMKEELQGRGSGRVREFALYGETTGETDEYGLPVRYDWASDYRGKALVVYGHTPQAEVLKMNNTINIDTGCVFGGKLTAYRYPEREFVEVKALKTYYEPAKPFLPEEDKPDVFEVREDNDILDINDVLGKRIIGTGLMGNITVHEENSIAALEVMSRFAADPHWLIYLPPTMSPSETSKEEGMLEHPAEAFEYYRTRGVARVVCEQKHMGSRAVVIVCKDSQAAAKRFGVTDGTSGICYTRTGRHFFDNMDLEAALIDRVRKALDRSGFWNDFNTDWVCLDCELMPWSAKAQVLLKDQYSAVGISGRVALDEAVMQITRTSMNKTVSFDVGKSVSGQNADINALLQRFTKRSEMIRKYVEAYRRYCWPVNSIDDLKLAPFHILATEGKVHSDKDHLWHMDTIAKYCAQGDSLIIATEHILVDVTDTESVTEGIKWWEDLTASGGEGMVVKPFDFIVKKGRELLQPAVKCRGKEYLRIIYGPEYTMAENIERLRNRAVGKKRSLAIREFALGMEALERFVRNEPLYRVHECVFGVLALESEPVDPRL from the coding sequence ATGAAATTAACTGTACCGGAGTTATCGTTAATAGTATTGATTGGTTCTTCAGGAAGCGGTAAATCTACTTTTGCCAAGAAACATTTTAAGCCTACAGAGGTAATATCCTCCGATTTCTGCAGAGGGCTGGTGTCTGATGATGAAAATGATCAGACAGTTACCGATACAGCCTTTGAAGTCTTGCATTATATAGTCTCAAAAAGGCTTCAATTGGGGAAGCTTACAGTTGTTGATGCCACGAATGTGCAAGAATCTGCAAGAAAGCCCCTTATACAGATTGCGAAAGATTATCATTGCTTTCCTGTGGCTGTGGTATTCAACCTTCCGGAAAAAGTATGCCGGGAAAGAAATAAGAATAGGACTGACAGGCAGGTAGAAGATTATGTAATAAGAAAACACACCCAGCAGCTTAGAAAGTCGTTAAAAGGACTTCAGAAGGAAGGTTTCAGATATGTGTATGTACTCAACTCTCCTGAAGAGGTGGAGGAGGCTGAGTTTGAAATACAGCCTTTATGGAATAACAAAAAAGATGAGCATGGGCCTTTCGATATTATAGGGGATATTCACGGCTGCTATGATGAGTTGAAAATGCTGCTTGAGAAATTGGGTTACATCATTGAGGAAACTGCAGACAATACCGAAAGCTACGGTTACAGGGTAACACATCCGGAGGGAAGAAAAGCGGTGTTCCTTGGTGATTTGGTGGACCGTGGTCCTAAAATTACAGAAGTTTTAAAGCTTGTTATGAGTATGGTTAAATCCGGAAATGCCCTTTGTGTACCGGGGAACCACGATATCAAGCTTTTAAAGAAGCTCAAAGGAAGCAATGTACATATAACCCATGGATTGGACAGGACTTTGGCACAGCTTGAGAGAGAAACTCCCGAATTTATTGAAGAAGTGAAAGCCTTTGTTGACGGACTGGTTAGCCACTATTTATTGGATGACGGAAAGCTCGTTGTGGCTCATGCAGGGATGAAGGAAGAACTTCAGGGCAGAGGTTCGGGTAGAGTAAGGGAGTTTGCCCTTTATGGAGAGACTACGGGAGAAACCGATGAATACGGATTGCCGGTAAGATACGATTGGGCTTCCGATTACCGCGGCAAGGCTCTGGTCGTTTACGGGCATACTCCACAGGCTGAAGTCTTGAAGATGAATAATACAATCAATATTGATACCGGCTGCGTTTTTGGGGGGAAATTAACTGCCTACAGATATCCGGAAAGAGAATTTGTGGAAGTAAAGGCGCTGAAAACCTATTATGAGCCGGCTAAGCCGTTCCTGCCGGAAGAAGATAAGCCTGATGTTTTTGAAGTGAGGGAAGATAACGATATTCTGGATATAAATGATGTTCTCGGTAAGAGAATTATCGGAACCGGACTGATGGGCAATATTACGGTGCATGAAGAAAACTCCATTGCTGCTTTGGAGGTAATGAGCAGGTTTGCAGCTGACCCACATTGGCTTATATATTTACCCCCTACTATGTCACCGAGCGAAACCAGTAAGGAAGAAGGAATGTTGGAGCATCCTGCCGAAGCCTTTGAATATTATCGTACACGGGGAGTGGCAAGAGTGGTATGCGAACAGAAGCATATGGGTTCCCGTGCAGTGGTAATTGTGTGTAAAGACAGTCAGGCAGCAGCAAAAAGATTTGGAGTTACTGATGGAACATCAGGGATATGCTATACTCGAACCGGAAGGCATTTCTTTGATAATATGGATCTTGAGGCAGCATTAATTGACAGAGTAAGGAAGGCTTTAGACAGATCCGGATTCTGGAATGACTTTAATACCGACTGGGTATGCCTTGACTGTGAGTTGATGCCCTGGTCGGCCAAAGCGCAAGTGCTATTGAAAGACCAATATTCTGCTGTGGGCATTTCCGGCAGAGTTGCACTGGATGAGGCTGTAATGCAGATTACACGGACATCCATGAATAAAACTGTTTCCTTTGATGTGGGCAAATCTGTATCGGGTCAGAATGCAGATATAAATGCGCTATTGCAAAGGTTTACAAAGCGTTCAGAGATGATCCGCAAGTATGTAGAGGCGTACAGAAGATATTGCTGGCCTGTTAATTCCATTGATGACTTAAAGCTGGCACCTTTCCATATCCTTGCTACAGAGGGAAAAGTGCATTCAGACAAAGACCATCTGTGGCATATGGATACCATTGCTAAATATTGTGCTCAAGGGGATAGCTTAATTATTGCAACAGAACATATCCTTGTTGATGTTACCGATACGGAAAGTGTTACTGAAGGTATAAAATGGTGGGAGGATCTTACTGCCTCCGGAGGAGAGGGAATGGTTGTAAAACCCTTTGACTTTATTGTGAAGAAGGGCAGAGAACTGCTCCAGCCAGCAGTAAAATGCCGTGGGAAAGAATACCTCAGAATCATTTACGGACCGGAATACACGATGGCTGAGAATATTGAGAGACTTCGGAACCGGGCTGTCGGAAAGAAACGTTCCCTGGCTATTCGTGAATTTGCCTTAGGGATGGAAGCCCTTGAACGGTTTGTAAGGAATGAGCCGCTCTATAGAGTTCATGAGTGTGTGTTTGGAGTCCTGGCCTTAGAAAGTGAGCCGGTGGATCCCAGACTATAG
- a CDS encoding PHP domain-containing protein, which yields MLDFNCFMDLHNHTKWSDGADKAEDIIVNAINHQVEAVGITDHFCNDYKYSIGINMLETYFSEIDKLKQKYKNSIKVFIGVEISYISLLRNYSILPYDLINQLDFILIEDLDYIPATINLEVIAALLNSIKCGKGLAHTDLAKLADKYEDKGGLDYVLDFIKQSNLFWEINTDSAHDIFLNILDPIKIEQKTIAVLKGIIKRKIPVSVGSDTHSLIQYNYERLKTANEVAEKLNKTGDGSKPLKK from the coding sequence ATGCTGGATTTCAATTGCTTTATGGACTTGCACAATCACACGAAATGGTCCGATGGGGCTGACAAAGCGGAGGATATAATAGTAAATGCCATAAATCATCAGGTGGAAGCGGTCGGGATAACCGACCACTTCTGCAATGATTATAAATACTCAATAGGGATTAATATGCTGGAAACTTATTTTAGCGAGATTGATAAGTTAAAGCAGAAGTATAAAAATTCAATTAAGGTTTTCATCGGGGTGGAAATATCATATATATCCTTGCTGAGAAATTACAGTATATTACCTTATGACCTAATAAATCAACTGGATTTTATCCTGATTGAGGACCTTGATTATATACCTGCAACGATAAATCTGGAGGTTATTGCAGCATTGCTTAATAGCATCAAGTGCGGCAAAGGTTTGGCACATACCGATTTGGCGAAATTAGCCGATAAGTATGAGGATAAGGGCGGCTTGGATTATGTCCTGGATTTTATAAAACAAAGCAATCTGTTTTGGGAGATTAACACCGATTCGGCACACGATATCTTTTTAAATATTCTTGATCCCATTAAAATAGAACAAAAAACTATAGCTGTGCTTAAAGGTATAATAAAGAGAAAAATTCCTGTTTCCGTCGGTTCGGATACTCACAGCCTGATTCAATATAATTATGAAAGGCTGAAAACAGCTAACGAAGTGGCAGAAAAACTAAATAAAACAGGGGACGGTTCGAAACCACTGAAAAAGTAG
- a CDS encoding 4Fe-4S binding protein, protein MEKVIKFIHDWVWLILIIYCVVGTLYPIIGITALICMLAPSVVAVFKGRMWCGNFCPRGSFSDKILSKISMKNKVPALLKAAWFRLTFFALLMSAFAIQIAFAWGNIYDVAVVFVRMIIITTVITIILGFSYNHRAWCSICPMGTIAHYVAKLKLVKKKFKYIAFRKERCVDCKICAKTCPMEIDVLNYKSTGKVLDADCLKCKVCIEKCPKKALYID, encoded by the coding sequence ATGGAAAAGGTGATTAAGTTTATTCACGATTGGGTATGGCTAATACTTATTATTTATTGTGTTGTCGGTACATTATATCCTATTATCGGTATTACCGCTTTGATATGTATGCTGGCACCTTCTGTTGTTGCAGTGTTCAAAGGGAGGATGTGGTGTGGTAATTTCTGTCCGAGAGGAAGCTTTAGTGATAAAATACTTTCAAAAATCAGCATGAAAAATAAAGTTCCGGCGCTATTAAAGGCAGCATGGTTTAGATTGACTTTTTTTGCATTGCTTATGTCAGCTTTTGCAATACAAATTGCTTTTGCCTGGGGCAATATTTATGATGTGGCAGTAGTTTTTGTAAGAATGATTATTATAACTACTGTTATAACTATAATTCTGGGCTTTTCGTACAATCATAGGGCTTGGTGCAGCATTTGTCCTATGGGTACTATTGCCCATTATGTGGCGAAATTAAAGCTTGTAAAGAAAAAATTTAAATATATTGCCTTTAGAAAGGAAAGATGCGTGGATTGTAAGATTTGCGCAAAGACATGCCCGATGGAAATAGATGTTTTGAATTATAAGAGTACAGGGAAAGTATTGGATGCAGACTGCCTAAAGTGTAAAGTGTGTATTGAAAAGTGCCCGAAGAAAGCTCTGTATATTGATTAA